The Pseudomonas sp. KU26590 genomic sequence ACGCCTCAGTTCAGCCAATGGTTGAGCGAGGTCCGTAGACTGGGCATCCCTCACGTTGCGAGCCTCAAGGGCGCCGAGAAGGTGCCCGCCAGCGAGCACTACATCGGGATGCTCGGTGCTTACGGGACGAGGGCGGCCAACTACGCCGTGCAGCATTGCGACCTGCTGATTGTTCTCGGCAGCCGCATGGACGTACGCCAAACCGGCGCCAAGCCCGAAACCTTCGCGCAACACGCGCACATTGTGCAATTCGACCTGGATGCCGCTCAACTGGACAACAGGGTGAAGGCGCAGCATTCGATCCACGCCGACCTTGAAGGGGTGTTCGCCTCCTTCATTGCTCGCGCTCCGATGCTGCCATCCGCGCCGCCGTCCTGGCATGCAAGTTTGGCGCAGGTATTCGAGCAATCGTTCAAGGACGAGTACACCGACTGGAGTTTCAGCCCTTTCGCTTTGTTCGGTGCCCTCAACGAATTGACCGAAGGCCGGGCGCTCGATTACGTCGCCGATGTAGGCAATAACCAGATGTGGGCGGCGCACACCTTGCGCCTGAACCCCGGTCAAGCCATGCACCACTCCGGCGGTCTCGGCACAATGGGTTTTGCCATTCCGGCGGCAGTGGGCGCCTGCGTTGCAGGTGGCAAGCCAGTTGTGGTGATTACCGGCGACGGCGGGGCCCAGCTGAATATCCAAGAGCTGGACATCATTGCCCGTGAGCGGCTGCCTATCCTGACCGTGGTCTTGAACAACCACTCGTTGGGCATGGTGCGCGGCTTTCAGGAAATGTATTTCGAGGGGCGTAACTCCTCGACGTACTGGGATGGCTATACCTCCCAATTCAAGGCATTGGGCGAAGCCTACGGCATTGATTCGCGCAGCGTGATCGACCTGGAGGCGTTCAAGTCTGCGGTCGTGGAGTTCCTGGCAAACGGTAAGCCGATGCTTATCGAAGTATTAATGCCAGACGCCCGCGAATGCCGACCGCGCCTTGAGTTCGGCCGTCCTATCCACGAGCAGTCGCCGTTGCTGGACATGGGTCAATGAAGGTTGCCATCCTTGGAGCCAGCAGCCACATCGCCAAGGACCTGATAGCCAGTCTCGCTCAATCCACGGCGTACACATGCACGCTGTTTGTGCGTACGCCAGCCAAATTGGACGCAGGCGTGCAAATGATCGCGGCACGCGAGGGCTTTGCGGTTCTCGACTACGCCGCTTTCGATGACAGCTGCGAGTTCGATGCAGTTATCAACTTCGTTGGTGTAGGCGATCCGGCGCGGGCCGTACAGATGGGCCAGGCGATTTTCAGCGTCACGGAGCAGTACGACAATCTGGCGCTGGCCTACTTGCGTAGCCGCCCTGCCTGCAAATACATCTACCTGAGCAGCGGCGCCGCCTACGGCACCAACTTCTCAGCGCCGATCACTGACGACTCGGCTGCCGTGTTCCCCATCAACGCGCTGCAGCCGCAGCACTGGTATGGCGCGGCCAAGTTTCAGGCCGAGTGTCGCCACCGAGCGCTGCCGGAAGCGGCCATCACCGATGTGCGAGTCTTCAGCTACTTCAGCCATCGCCAGTCGTGCGAGGCGCGGTTCTTCCTCAGTGACATCCTGCGGTCCCTGCATACTGGAACCGTGCTGGAAGTTGCGCCCGATGACATGCTTCGCGATTACCTCACGCCTGCAGATTTCATGCAGTTGATCGACCGTGTTTTGCAGGCACCTCCCGGTAACGATGCAGTGGACTGCTACAGCCTTGCGCCGGTGGGCAAGTTCGAATTGCTGGCAGCGGTGAGCGAGGAGTTCGGTCTGAAGTTTACGGTTGCCGGTGAGCAGGCGCGGGTCAATGCTACGGGACCCAAGGCTCATTACTATTCGCACAATCACAGGGCTGAGCAATTGTTTGGCTATGTACCCGGCGATTCATCGCTAAGCGGTGTATTGCGTGAGATCAGGCAGGCGCTGCATGCAAGAGACTGAAAAAGCGTGGCCACGGCTTCACGCGCTTCTCAAGATAAAATTGGTCCGGTTTGCGTTGGTGGGGATGTTGAACGCGGCGTTCGGCTACGGCTGCTTTGCCGGCTTCCTCTACCTCGGTCTGCATTACAGCATGGCATTGCTGCTCGCCACTATTCTGGGCGTATTGTTCAACTTCAAGAGCACTGGCGCCCTGGTGTTCGGTTCGAAGAACAACAAACTCATCTTTCGTTTCGTGGCCGGCTATGCCGTTGTCTACGCAGCCAACGTGGCCGGGATCGCCGCGCTGAAGTTGCTGGGCGTAAACCCCTACTTAGCCGGCATCGCGCTAATCGTGCCCATGGCTTTACTCTCATTCGTCATTAATAACAGGTATGTTTTCAATTATGCGTAAGCTCATCAGCATAGTGACCCCTTGCTACAACGAAGAAGCCAATATTGATGAGCTGTACCAGCGCATCGTCGAGGTGATGTCCCGCCTTGACTACGACTACGAACATATCTTCATTGATAACTGCTCGACTGACAGCAGCATCGTCAAGTTGCGTGCTCTGGCTGCACAGGACAATCGCGTTAAGCTGATTCTGAATGCCCGAAACTTCGGCCATATTCGCTCGCCGTACTACGCTTTGCTTCAGGCGCGAGGCGACGCGGCCGTGCTGATCGCCTCCGACCTGCAAGACCCGCCAGAGATGATCGAAGAGTTCGTCAAAAAGTGGGAGGAGGGCTTCAAGACCGTGATGGCGGTGAAGCCAGAAAGCGAAGAGTCGCGATTGATGTTCATCGCACGCCGCGCTTACTACCGCTTCGTCACTCGCATCTCCGAAGTCCCGCTTGTGCAGAACGCAACAGGCGCAGGCCTGTTTGATCGTGCGGTCCTGGACATTCTCAAGAAGATCGACGATCCGTATCCGTACTTCCGTGGTCTGCTGTGTGAAATCGGCTTCCCGATTGCCACCGTGCCGTTCAAGCAACCACGGCGCATGCGCGGTATCACCAGCAACAACTTCTATACCTTGTATGACATTGCCATGCTGGGAATCACCAACCATTCCAAAGTGCCGCTTCGGCTCATGGTAATGGGCGGCGCTGTCCTTGCAGGACTTAGCCTGCTGGCGGCATTCGGGTTCCTGATCGCGAAGCTCGTATTCTGGAACTCTTTTCAGGTGGGTATCGCCCCACTGCTCATTTCACTGTTCTTTTTCAGCTCGGTCCAGATTCTTTTTCTGGGAATGCTTGGGGAGTATCTGGGTTCGGTCCATACCAAAATTCGCAACATGCCGCTCGTGGTTGAAAGCGAACGCGTAAATTTTGACTAATAGCCCGGCAGAGATGCTGGCAGAACATGAGTCTATAAGTGTGCTTGCGGGTGCGCATGTTGCAACTCTTCCGTTGATTGTTAATAACGGAAGTTGCGGTCGCTGTGTTTGCGGTCAATACCAAAGAAAGGTGCTCGAGTAATGAGGCATGATACAGAAATTGTTGAGCTCCAAAACGTTGGCCCCGGCCGCAGGTGCATGGCGCCTCAGTCAATAATTTCGATGCAGGTTTAATAATGAAAAATAAACTTGAGCTCCAAAGAATTCATCTCTTGCTTGGTTTCTGTATTCTCTCGTTTTTGACTTTTTGGTTCGCCCGCTACATTCAAACAAGTAGCTTTGATCTGGTCCAGCATTTGCTTCTGGTTGATGAGTTGTCGAGGTACGGGAGCGTACAGCCTGGCGCATTTGAGCGAATTGGCGCAATGGCGCTTTATCCCCCTGCGGCTCATTGGATGGCGGTAGTCATTGGCTGGATAGGCGGTTCTGGGCTTGTGGGGATATCTATTGTCTCCATCGTTTCGCTGTATCTGTGCTATGTGTTGATTATCGGGCTTGTGGGCGTTGGATCGATTACGCGCGCCTTGCTCATAACGGCGGCTTTCTTGGGTCTCATGTTCACCCACTCGCTGATAGGGTGGGAGATAGTTGAAAACTACTTCTATCCTCAGCTTGTAGCTGATGCGTTCTATTTTGGTGCACTGTATTGGGCGGTTAATAATAGAGAGGGCTGGAAGCAAACAGCTACATTTTTACTGGCCGGTTACGCGACTATGTGGGTTCAGCCGTTGGTCGCGGTTCATATCCTTGCAGCTGGATGTGCCTTGATGGCATTCCCACTATGGACCGATTGGGGTAAAGGCAAAACTACGCGTCGAGCGAATGCTGTTTGTTTATTGATAATGATTGTTGGGGCGATCCTGATCGTCTTTACAAATCCGGCTTTCAGAGTGATGCGTCAAATTGCTTCGAATGATGGTTATCTCGTATTCGGATATCCTGCAGCTATGCCCGTAGCACTTATATGTGGGGCGATAGGGGCTTGGAATTTACGTCGGTACTGGAACGGCAAAGGTGAATATACCGATGTGGTGTTGGGCTCAGCCGTTGTCGCAGCCGTGGGTCTCGTTATCCTCCAATTTGCGCTACTGAAGCTGCATGGCGACGGATCAGACTACGCGATCAAGAAGCACATGTTTATTGTAGTGACGTTGGGGATGATGAACGTAGTTCGGGTCATAGCATCGAATTGGAGTGCTGAGAAAAGTCTTGCCCCCGGATTAGTTACTCCTGTCTTGGCTGGCCTTGCATCTATATTTGCACTGCAAGGGTATACCACCCCGGTAGGCCCAATAGTTCGCGCTTTAAACTACGCTGACCACCTTGTTCAATTTCAACTGCCTAATTTCGTACCGGGGAGTACAGTATCCGATGACACTACGCTCCCGCTAATGGGTAATGTGATGGTATCCCTTACGGCGTTTCAGCATCCATTCGATGCTAGGGCGATATCTTGGCTGCGTGGCGCTTCGATAAAAGACGGCGCGGGATACGTAATGGTTCGACGCACCTCTTACATTGACACTATTTGCGACTCCAAGCTCGCAAACTCCGGAGGGTTGGTAGTAGTCGATCCCTCATGCTTACATACGTACATTCCGGGCGAGCAACTTAGCTTCGCAGTGGGGGGTAATTCGTGGCAA encodes the following:
- a CDS encoding GtrA family protein — encoded protein: MQETEKAWPRLHALLKIKLVRFALVGMLNAAFGYGCFAGFLYLGLHYSMALLLATILGVLFNFKSTGALVFGSKNNKLIFRFVAGYAVVYAANVAGIAALKLLGVNPYLAGIALIVPMALLSFVINNRYVFNYA
- a CDS encoding thiamine pyrophosphate-binding protein, whose translation is MKASDAVAKVLADTQVLYGFELIGGMIAHLVDSINLLGKTKLVSMHHEQGAAFAASAVARATNHKVMGVALGTSGPGATNLITGIADCWLDSHPCLFLTGQVNTHELKGERAIRQQGFQELDSVALVSSITKYAHQVTHVDELIPCLLKAITTAREGRPGPVLLDIPMDVQRAEVDDAVLEELLNAWARESDVAPAQKDSHADVWALLEKAQKPLFLIGGGAVNTPQFSQWLSEVRRLGIPHVASLKGAEKVPASEHYIGMLGAYGTRAANYAVQHCDLLIVLGSRMDVRQTGAKPETFAQHAHIVQFDLDAAQLDNRVKAQHSIHADLEGVFASFIARAPMLPSAPPSWHASLAQVFEQSFKDEYTDWSFSPFALFGALNELTEGRALDYVADVGNNQMWAAHTLRLNPGQAMHHSGGLGTMGFAIPAAVGACVAGGKPVVVITGDGGAQLNIQELDIIARERLPILTVVLNNHSLGMVRGFQEMYFEGRNSSTYWDGYTSQFKALGEAYGIDSRSVIDLEAFKSAVVEFLANGKPMLIEVLMPDARECRPRLEFGRPIHEQSPLLDMGQ
- a CDS encoding glycosyltransferase family 2 protein; the protein is MRKLISIVTPCYNEEANIDELYQRIVEVMSRLDYDYEHIFIDNCSTDSSIVKLRALAAQDNRVKLILNARNFGHIRSPYYALLQARGDAAVLIASDLQDPPEMIEEFVKKWEEGFKTVMAVKPESEESRLMFIARRAYYRFVTRISEVPLVQNATGAGLFDRAVLDILKKIDDPYPYFRGLLCEIGFPIATVPFKQPRRMRGITSNNFYTLYDIAMLGITNHSKVPLRLMVMGGAVLAGLSLLAAFGFLIAKLVFWNSFQVGIAPLLISLFFFSSVQILFLGMLGEYLGSVHTKIRNMPLVVESERVNFD
- a CDS encoding NAD-dependent epimerase/dehydratase family protein, producing the protein MKVAILGASSHIAKDLIASLAQSTAYTCTLFVRTPAKLDAGVQMIAAREGFAVLDYAAFDDSCEFDAVINFVGVGDPARAVQMGQAIFSVTEQYDNLALAYLRSRPACKYIYLSSGAAYGTNFSAPITDDSAAVFPINALQPQHWYGAAKFQAECRHRALPEAAITDVRVFSYFSHRQSCEARFFLSDILRSLHTGTVLEVAPDDMLRDYLTPADFMQLIDRVLQAPPGNDAVDCYSLAPVGKFELLAAVSEEFGLKFTVAGEQARVNATGPKAHYYSHNHRAEQLFGYVPGDSSLSGVLREIRQALHARD